From one Shewanella sp. GD04112 genomic stretch:
- a CDS encoding TonB-dependent siderophore receptor, with protein MPKSIGPISLVAAAVICQLGLVNVATATENDMERMVVSATRSPTQISDLSSTVWIIDEASIREQTDSGKGIKEMLAALVPSMDVSSQGRTNFGQNIRGRAMVVLIDGVSMNTSRSISRQLDSIDPFNIARIEVLAGASAIYGGGALGGAINIVTKKAADSSDTFEAEAGFKSGFNSSDDLDYRTALAVTGGSDSLKGRFSAAWQENGQWFDGSSNPVMLDITQTGMQYTQGYDLMANMDWQLANDANLSAMAQYYRNGSDDEHGLYMGENFSGVTGDASVLETRKGLDADRSPATERTLLNLSYSQNEFLGQTLYLQGFYRKENLDFHPFPYVNETSGVYNFSASAQNTSIYGLKAVVESKPVDSLTLTWGLDWDKESFDSSQMSFDLDAANQHGGLVMRELFTTGRYVDFSVESIAAFVQSSWEMNSFLVLNAGYRYQHMENSVDDFIGYNQQVAIASGKAKGADAIKGGSTDYNIGLVNLGLVAKLSQDQQLWLAYSQGFELPDLSKYYGRGTYKADADGYLQLQNSININDTRLDGIKTDSMELGWRYLADRWQAQASVYYAVSDKVIEVNSKDLTINVKDQDKRSYGLEAQLNFDITSDWQVGTNLHLVRSEVKDENNWIDETVTYASPSKATAFIGWRGDTQKIRLQAEHSFSAESDYRFKTNDGLASELDSYTTLDLLGSIDLAVGTLSYGIENLLDKDYSTLWGQRAVYFYSPTYGPESMFDYHGRGRTFALNYQLSW; from the coding sequence ATGCCTAAGTCTATCGGGCCGATAAGCCTAGTCGCCGCCGCAGTTATCTGCCAACTGGGGCTTGTTAATGTGGCAACAGCCACTGAAAACGATATGGAGCGCATGGTGGTCTCCGCCACCCGCTCACCAACCCAAATCAGCGATCTCTCCAGCACTGTGTGGATCATTGACGAAGCCAGCATTCGCGAGCAAACCGATAGCGGCAAAGGTATTAAGGAAATGCTCGCCGCCTTAGTGCCGTCGATGGATGTATCCAGCCAAGGGCGCACCAACTTTGGCCAGAATATTCGCGGTCGCGCCATGGTGGTCCTAATCGATGGCGTGTCGATGAACACCTCCCGCAGCATCAGCCGTCAGTTAGACAGTATCGATCCATTCAATATTGCCCGCATCGAAGTGCTCGCTGGCGCGTCGGCTATCTATGGCGGTGGCGCACTGGGCGGTGCCATTAATATTGTCACCAAAAAAGCGGCTGACAGCAGTGATACCTTCGAAGCCGAGGCAGGATTCAAGTCCGGCTTTAATAGCAGTGATGATTTAGATTACCGCACCGCGCTGGCGGTGACCGGAGGCAGCGATTCGCTTAAAGGGCGCTTCAGTGCCGCTTGGCAGGAAAACGGCCAATGGTTTGATGGCAGTAGCAACCCTGTGATGCTGGACATTACCCAAACCGGAATGCAGTACACCCAAGGTTATGATTTAATGGCGAATATGGATTGGCAGCTTGCCAATGACGCCAACCTCAGCGCCATGGCACAATACTATCGCAATGGTTCAGACGATGAACATGGTCTGTACATGGGTGAGAACTTCTCCGGCGTCACTGGCGATGCCTCAGTGCTCGAAACCCGTAAGGGATTAGACGCTGACCGCAGCCCCGCCACCGAGCGCACTTTGCTGAATCTGTCCTACTCCCAGAATGAGTTTCTTGGTCAAACCCTGTATTTACAAGGCTTTTATCGCAAAGAGAATCTGGATTTCCATCCGTTCCCCTATGTCAATGAAACCAGCGGCGTCTACAACTTCTCAGCATCGGCCCAAAACACCAGCATCTATGGTTTGAAGGCAGTCGTGGAATCCAAGCCCGTCGATAGCCTCACTCTCACTTGGGGACTGGATTGGGATAAAGAAAGTTTTGATTCGAGCCAAATGAGCTTCGACCTCGATGCCGCCAACCAACACGGCGGTTTAGTGATGCGCGAGCTGTTCACTACCGGCCGTTATGTCGACTTTTCGGTCGAATCCATTGCTGCATTTGTCCAAAGCAGTTGGGAGATGAATAGCTTTTTGGTGCTAAACGCAGGCTATCGTTATCAACACATGGAAAACAGCGTTGATGATTTTATCGGTTATAACCAACAGGTGGCGATTGCCTCTGGCAAAGCCAAGGGAGCCGATGCCATTAAAGGCGGCAGCACTGACTATAACATAGGGTTAGTCAACCTCGGCTTGGTGGCTAAATTGAGCCAAGACCAACAACTCTGGCTTGCCTATTCCCAAGGCTTTGAACTACCAGACCTATCGAAATACTATGGCCGCGGCACCTACAAGGCCGATGCCGACGGTTACTTACAGCTGCAAAACAGCATCAATATCAATGATACTCGCCTTGATGGGATCAAGACCGACTCCATGGAACTGGGATGGCGTTATCTTGCAGACCGTTGGCAGGCGCAAGCCAGCGTCTATTATGCCGTGTCTGACAAGGTCATTGAGGTCAACAGCAAAGATCTGACCATCAATGTCAAAGACCAAGATAAGCGCAGCTATGGACTAGAGGCACAACTGAACTTTGATATCACCTCCGACTGGCAAGTCGGCACCAACCTGCATCTGGTGCGCAGTGAAGTGAAGGATGAGAATAATTGGATCGATGAAACCGTCACTTATGCCTCGCCCTCTAAGGCCACCGCCTTTATTGGCTGGCGCGGCGACACACAGAAGATCCGTTTACAGGCTGAGCACAGTTTTAGCGCCGAATCTGACTATCGCTTCAAAACCAACGATGGCCTAGCGAGTGAGCTTGATAGCTATACGACGCTGGATTTACTGGGCTCTATCGATTTAGCGGTCGGTACCTTGAGCTACGGCATCGAAAACCTGCTCGATAAAGACTACAGCACCCTGTGGGGCCAAAGAGCGGTGTACTTCTACAGTCCGACCTACGGTCCTGAGTCTATGTTCGACTACCATGGCCGTGGCCGCACCTTTGCCCTCAATTATCAACTGAGTTGGTGA
- the glnA gene encoding glutamate--ammonia ligase, translating into MSVESVLKQLEELEVKFVDLRFTDTKGKEQHVSIPAHQVDADFFEDGKMFDGSSIAGWKGINESDMVLMPDPTTFVLDPFTEETTALIRCDILEPGTMTGYDRDPRSIAKKAEEYLRSTGIADTVLVGPEPEFFLFDDVRFGTDMSGCFVKIDAKEAAWNSGTSYEGGNTGHRPFVKGGYFPVAPVDSSQDLRSAMCLVLEEMGQVVEAHHHEVATAGQNEIATRFNTLTKKADEIQILKYVVHNMAHAYGKTATFMPKPIVGDNGSGMHVHQSLSKDGVNLFAGDKYAGLSETALYYIGGIIKHARALNAFTNPSTNSYKRLVPHFEAPVMLAYSARNRSASIRIPVVPSPKGRRIETRFPDPHANPYLGFAALLMAGIDGIQNKIHPGEAMDKDLYDLPAEEAAEIPQVATSLENALENLQADHEFLTRGGVFSEDFIQSYIALKSAEAERVSRTTHPLEFEMYYSL; encoded by the coding sequence ATGTCAGTTGAATCAGTTTTAAAGCAACTTGAAGAATTAGAAGTTAAGTTTGTTGATTTACGTTTTACCGACACCAAAGGTAAAGAGCAGCACGTATCTATCCCTGCTCATCAGGTAGACGCTGATTTCTTCGAAGACGGCAAAATGTTTGACGGTTCGTCAATCGCTGGCTGGAAAGGCATTAACGAATCAGACATGGTGCTGATGCCAGACCCAACCACGTTTGTATTAGACCCATTCACCGAAGAAACCACTGCCCTGATCCGCTGTGACATTCTCGAGCCAGGCACTATGACTGGTTATGACCGCGACCCACGTTCTATCGCGAAAAAAGCGGAAGAATACTTACGCTCTACCGGTATCGCTGACACTGTATTAGTTGGACCAGAACCAGAATTCTTCCTGTTCGACGACGTACGTTTCGGTACTGACATGTCTGGTTGTTTCGTGAAAATCGACGCTAAAGAAGCGGCATGGAACTCTGGCACTAGCTACGAAGGTGGTAACACTGGTCACCGTCCATTCGTGAAAGGCGGTTACTTCCCAGTTGCTCCTGTTGACTCATCACAAGACTTACGTAGCGCTATGTGTTTAGTGCTCGAAGAAATGGGGCAAGTCGTTGAAGCTCACCACCACGAAGTGGCGACTGCGGGTCAAAACGAAATCGCAACTCGCTTCAACACTCTGACTAAGAAAGCGGACGAAATCCAAATTCTGAAGTACGTAGTACACAACATGGCTCACGCCTATGGTAAGACTGCGACTTTCATGCCTAAGCCAATCGTTGGCGACAACGGTAGCGGTATGCACGTTCACCAATCTCTGTCTAAAGACGGTGTGAACCTGTTCGCAGGCGACAAATACGCTGGTTTAAGTGAAACTGCACTGTACTACATCGGTGGTATCATCAAGCACGCTCGCGCGCTGAACGCTTTCACTAACCCAAGCACTAACTCTTACAAGCGTTTAGTACCACACTTCGAAGCACCAGTGATGTTAGCTTACTCAGCACGTAACCGCAGCGCTTCAATCCGTATTCCAGTGGTACCAAGCCCTAAAGGCCGTCGTATCGAAACTCGCTTCCCAGATCCACATGCAAACCCATACTTAGGTTTCGCAGCGCTGCTGATGGCGGGTATCGATGGTATCCAAAACAAGATCCATCCAGGCGAAGCTATGGATAAAGACTTGTACGATCTGCCAGCTGAAGAAGCGGCTGAAATCCCACAAGTAGCGACTTCATTAGAAAATGCGCTTGAAAACCTGCAAGCTGACCACGAGTTCTTAACTCGCGGCGGTGTATTCAGCGAAGATTTCATCCAATCTTACATTGCACTGAAATCTGCAGAAGCTGAGCGTGTAAGCCGTACAACTCACCCATTAGAGTTCGAGATGTACTACAGCCTGTAA
- the typA gene encoding translational GTPase TypA: MLENLRNIAIIAHVDHGKTTLVDKLLSQSGTLATRGEATERVMDSNDLEKERGITILAKNTAIKWNDYRINIVDTPGHADFGGEVERVLSMVDSVLLLVDAVDGPMPQTRFVTKKAFAQGLKPIVVINKIDRPGARPDWVIDQVFDLFDNLGATDEQLDFPVVYASALNGFATLDPDEVGTDMTPLFQTIVEKVSSPAADAEGPFQMQISQLDYNSYVGVIGVGRIKRGSIKTNQQVTVIGADGKTRNGKMGQVLGYMGLERTEVDVANAGDIVAITGLGELKISDTVCAAGNVEALPPLSVDEPTLTMTFQVNTSPFAGKEGKYVTSRNILERLQQELVHNVALRVEETDSPDRFAVSGRGELHLSILIENMRREGYELAVSRPEVILKTIDGELCEPYETLTVDVEEEHQGTVIEKLGVRKAEMKDMQLDGKGRVRVDFIIPSRGLIGFQTEFLTATSGTGLIYHSFDHYGPHKGGDIGQRANGVLISNATGKALTFALFGLQDRGRLFIGHAAEVYEGQVVGIHSRSNDLTVNCLKGKQLTNMRASGTDEAQVLTTPITLTLEQALEFIDDDELVEVTPKSIRVRKKHLTENDRKRASRG; encoded by the coding sequence GTGCTAGAGAATTTACGTAACATCGCCATTATTGCGCACGTTGACCATGGCAAAACGACCCTGGTTGACAAGCTGCTGTCGCAATCAGGAACCCTTGCAACCCGGGGAGAAGCTACTGAGCGGGTGATGGACTCCAACGATCTTGAAAAGGAACGTGGGATCACGATTCTGGCAAAGAATACTGCCATCAAGTGGAACGACTACCGCATTAACATCGTAGACACCCCAGGCCACGCCGACTTCGGTGGTGAGGTTGAGCGCGTACTGTCTATGGTGGACTCAGTATTACTGCTGGTTGACGCCGTTGACGGTCCAATGCCACAGACTCGCTTCGTAACCAAGAAAGCGTTCGCCCAAGGCTTAAAACCAATCGTTGTTATCAACAAGATTGACCGTCCTGGTGCTCGCCCTGATTGGGTTATCGACCAAGTATTCGACCTGTTCGACAACTTAGGTGCGACTGACGAGCAATTAGATTTCCCTGTTGTTTACGCTTCTGCGTTAAACGGCTTCGCAACGTTAGATCCGGATGAAGTTGGCACTGATATGACGCCACTGTTCCAAACTATCGTTGAAAAAGTATCTTCACCTGCAGCTGACGCTGAAGGTCCATTCCAGATGCAAATTTCTCAGCTCGATTACAACTCATACGTGGGTGTTATCGGTGTTGGCCGCATCAAGCGTGGTAGCATCAAGACTAACCAACAAGTGACCGTGATCGGCGCTGATGGTAAGACTCGTAACGGTAAAATGGGCCAAGTATTAGGTTACATGGGCTTAGAGCGTACCGAAGTTGACGTAGCAAACGCTGGCGACATCGTGGCTATTACCGGTTTAGGCGAGCTGAAAATTTCTGACACTGTGTGTGCTGCAGGTAATGTTGAAGCGCTGCCACCACTGTCAGTTGACGAACCAACACTGACCATGACTTTCCAAGTCAACACTTCACCTTTCGCAGGTAAAGAAGGTAAGTACGTGACTTCACGTAACATTCTTGAGCGTCTGCAACAGGAATTAGTGCACAACGTGGCACTCCGTGTTGAAGAAACTGACAGCCCAGACCGTTTCGCGGTATCTGGCCGTGGTGAATTACACTTATCTATCCTGATCGAAAACATGCGTCGTGAAGGTTACGAATTAGCGGTTTCTCGCCCAGAAGTTATCTTAAAAACCATCGATGGCGAACTGTGTGAGCCATACGAGACCCTGACCGTTGACGTTGAAGAAGAACATCAAGGTACAGTTATCGAGAAGCTGGGTGTACGTAAAGCTGAGATGAAAGACATGCAGCTTGACGGTAAAGGCCGCGTGCGCGTTGACTTTATCATCCCAAGCCGTGGCTTAATCGGTTTCCAAACTGAGTTCTTAACTGCAACTTCTGGTACTGGTCTGATTTACCACTCATTCGATCACTACGGTCCGCACAAAGGTGGCGATATCGGTCAACGCGCTAACGGCGTATTGATCTCTAACGCGACTGGTAAGGCGCTGACATTCGCACTGTTCGGTCTGCAGGACCGCGGTCGTCTGTTTATCGGCCACGCTGCTGAAGTTTACGAAGGTCAAGTTGTGGGTATCCACTCACGTTCTAACGACCTGACAGTTAACTGTCTGAAAGGTAAGCAGCTGACTAACATGCGTGCTTCTGGTACTGACGAAGCTCAAGTACTGACTACTCCAATCACCTTAACTCTTGAGCAAGCGCTTGAGTTTATCGATGATGACGAATTAGTTGAAGTAACACCTAAGAGCATCCGTGTTCGTAAGAAACACTTAACTGAAAACGACCGTAAGCGCGCTAGCCGCGGCTAA
- a CDS encoding AraC family transcriptional regulator, whose protein sequence is MYLVRSGAVAQFEQLVLELGQNPIEMIQQAGLRQAQFRDPNTYIAYPRLAELLEIAAQRCQQPLFGLMLAQRQTLHVLGDLPMLVSHTATVADALARVNDYLYLHASGVSLQLQPQTDIVRLALLINVHSPSGIEQLMQMSVAQLAMFVSSLLNMNISNIPLYLCQNKPSGSEPQRFIQPVRFREAFDGVVLKTSQLLGRNYHDEEALNRHLQSHLQYLQSRYPDNLADQARDLIHRLLPTGECCIERVSTALGLHERTLQTRLKETGQSYRQLLQDVRQNIAQQQLSYGTQTITELALQLGYAEVAVFSRHFKTWTGFSPKQWQQQYRKGQIEN, encoded by the coding sequence ATGTACCTAGTCCGAAGTGGTGCCGTCGCTCAATTTGAGCAATTAGTCCTAGAATTGGGGCAAAACCCCATTGAAATGATCCAGCAAGCGGGGCTGCGACAGGCGCAGTTTCGCGATCCCAATACCTATATCGCCTATCCACGCTTAGCCGAATTATTGGAAATTGCCGCCCAGCGCTGCCAGCAGCCCTTGTTTGGCTTAATGTTGGCGCAGCGGCAAACCTTGCATGTACTTGGAGATCTGCCGATGTTGGTGTCGCACACGGCCACAGTGGCCGATGCCCTTGCCCGAGTGAATGACTATCTGTATTTACACGCCTCTGGGGTGTCATTGCAGCTACAGCCACAGACTGACATTGTGCGACTGGCGCTGTTGATCAATGTTCACAGCCCTAGCGGCATAGAACAACTGATGCAAATGAGTGTGGCGCAGCTGGCGATGTTTGTCTCGAGCCTGCTCAATATGAATATCAGCAACATTCCTTTGTATTTGTGCCAGAACAAACCTAGCGGTTCTGAGCCACAGCGCTTTATCCAGCCAGTGCGTTTTCGCGAAGCCTTTGATGGCGTGGTGCTCAAAACCTCACAACTCTTGGGGCGTAACTATCACGATGAAGAGGCACTTAACCGCCACCTCCAGTCGCACCTGCAATATTTACAGAGCCGCTACCCCGACAACCTTGCCGACCAAGCACGGGACTTAATCCATCGGTTGCTCCCCACGGGAGAGTGTTGTATCGAACGGGTATCGACGGCGCTGGGTTTACACGAACGCACCCTACAAACGAGGCTGAAAGAAACGGGGCAAAGCTATCGACAATTGCTACAGGATGTTCGGCAAAACATCGCCCAGCAGCAACTCAGTTATGGCACGCAAACCATCACCGAACTCGCACTGCAACTTGGGTATGCCGAAGTCGCCGTATTTAGTCGCCACTTTAAAACTTGGACAGGATTTTCCCCAAAACAATGGCAGCAGCAGTATCGTAAGGGACAAATTGAGAATTGA
- a CDS encoding SDR family oxidoreductase, which produces MRLLHKTAVVTGAAGGIGQAIIRKLLAEGARVVAADLSVDALKVFNDVPSDKLVTFSVDVTDYSQVEAMVKQAAKQFGQLDILINNAGIGLAKPLLQHDPINDFEPVTNVNQKGVYHGILAGGRQFQAQGSRGVILNTSSVYAQLASEMTFTYNVSKAAVDMMTKCAALEYAPLGVRVCAVAPGRVDTPMLRQYEALGLWEHIRKEQMRQEFTQPNEIADVVAFLVSDEANCINGCTVNASDGFENFKYPLLG; this is translated from the coding sequence ATGCGTTTATTACATAAAACCGCCGTGGTGACGGGGGCTGCCGGGGGCATAGGGCAGGCTATTATTCGTAAACTGCTTGCCGAAGGGGCTAGGGTTGTCGCCGCCGATTTGTCCGTCGATGCGCTCAAGGTGTTTAACGATGTCCCCAGCGACAAGCTCGTCACTTTTAGTGTCGATGTGACTGATTACAGCCAAGTTGAGGCCATGGTCAAGCAGGCGGCCAAGCAGTTTGGCCAGCTCGATATTCTGATCAATAACGCCGGCATCGGTTTGGCTAAACCGCTGTTACAGCATGATCCTATTAATGATTTTGAACCTGTCACCAATGTGAACCAAAAGGGCGTGTACCACGGCATCCTCGCCGGTGGCCGTCAATTCCAAGCCCAAGGCTCTCGGGGCGTGATTTTAAATACCTCGTCAGTTTACGCGCAGCTCGCCTCAGAAATGACCTTTACCTACAACGTCAGTAAAGCGGCCGTCGACATGATGACCAAATGCGCCGCGCTAGAGTATGCGCCGCTTGGCGTGCGGGTCTGCGCCGTGGCGCCGGGCCGAGTCGATACGCCTATGCTGCGCCAATACGAAGCGCTCGGATTGTGGGAACACATTCGCAAAGAACAAATGCGCCAAGAATTTACCCAACCGAATGAGATTGCCGATGTGGTGGCATTTCTCGTCAGTGACGAGGCCAACTGCATCAATGGCTGCACAGTGAACGCCTCCGACGGCTTTGAAAACTTTAAATATCCACTGCTGGGGTAG
- a CDS encoding 2,4'-dihydroxyacetophenone dioxygenase family protein, protein MALPEVINHQDFLLTLNTNEEQIIKDALPGVDVYPLFLDPENGVWVIRAKFKPGITLPKHFHTGVVHFYTLAGRWNYLEYPDQPQTAGSYLYEPGGSIHTFHCPADSEGADGVMVITGVNVNFDADGNFMFIMDAGWIEQALLAAAKAQGIKPRYIKPGALARMSDAE, encoded by the coding sequence ATGGCTCTACCAGAAGTGATTAATCATCAAGACTTTTTATTAACCCTCAACACCAATGAAGAACAGATCATCAAAGATGCTTTACCGGGCGTTGATGTGTACCCGTTATTTTTAGACCCTGAAAACGGGGTTTGGGTGATCCGCGCTAAGTTTAAGCCGGGTATTACCTTACCTAAGCATTTCCACACGGGTGTGGTGCATTTCTATACCTTAGCGGGTCGCTGGAACTACCTTGAATACCCAGACCAACCGCAAACCGCGGGTAGCTACTTGTATGAGCCAGGCGGTTCTATCCACACTTTCCATTGCCCAGCGGATTCTGAAGGCGCCGATGGGGTGATGGTGATTACTGGGGTGAACGTTAACTTCGATGCCGATGGTAACTTCATGTTTATTATGGATGCAGGCTGGATTGAGCAGGCGCTCTTGGCGGCAGCAAAAGCGCAGGGAATTAAGCCGCGTTATATCAAGCCCGGTGCCTTAGCCCGCATGAGCGATGCAGAATAG
- a CDS encoding zinc-binding dehydrogenase, with the protein MSMMNAIVMQDGDVSLQRVEQPKPQAGQVLVRSLACGICGSDIHITRHYSEVFDFYRKLGVMPEGVDNHAAVMLGHEFCAEIVEFGPQTQQALALGTRVTSVPILMSQNGAGVGVTPGMNGAYSEYFILDEALLMPVPEHLPPEAVALTEPLAVGLHAVNRGDMQAGDVALVVGCGPIGLAAISALHLQGVTKIVAADLQGDKLQLAREFGATHTVNPSEQDEVAFAAELAAGKRLVIFECVGIHRLIEGFVQRAPAKATIVVTGIHTANANINYAYATVKELDMRFSYYYQPAEFAACLAELAQGTIPWRKLLTGKVGMDGVSGAFKQLMQPNPHIKVVIEPWRNGELETLS; encoded by the coding sequence ATGAGCATGATGAATGCCATTGTGATGCAGGATGGCGACGTCAGCCTGCAACGGGTCGAGCAACCTAAGCCGCAGGCGGGCCAAGTGTTAGTGCGTAGCCTCGCCTGTGGGATCTGTGGTTCGGACATTCATATCACTCGTCACTACAGTGAAGTGTTTGATTTTTATCGTAAGCTTGGGGTCATGCCCGAAGGTGTTGACAATCATGCCGCTGTGATGCTCGGCCATGAGTTTTGTGCCGAAATTGTCGAGTTTGGTCCACAGACCCAGCAGGCCTTAGCGCTTGGCACTCGGGTGACATCTGTTCCCATTCTGATGAGCCAAAATGGTGCGGGAGTAGGAGTCACGCCTGGGATGAATGGGGCCTATTCTGAATATTTTATTCTCGATGAAGCCCTATTGATGCCTGTGCCTGAACATTTACCGCCGGAGGCCGTGGCACTGACTGAACCCTTAGCCGTGGGATTGCATGCGGTGAATCGGGGTGATATGCAGGCCGGGGATGTGGCGCTGGTTGTGGGCTGCGGCCCTATTGGTCTGGCGGCGATCTCCGCGCTGCACTTACAAGGCGTGACAAAGATAGTGGCGGCGGATTTACAGGGCGATAAATTGCAATTAGCCCGTGAATTTGGGGCGACTCATACAGTGAACCCCAGCGAGCAGGACGAAGTCGCCTTCGCCGCCGAGCTTGCTGCGGGTAAGCGTTTGGTCATATTCGAATGTGTCGGTATCCACAGGCTTATCGAAGGTTTTGTGCAGCGCGCGCCCGCCAAGGCGACGATAGTGGTGACGGGCATTCACACTGCCAATGCCAATATCAATTACGCCTATGCCACGGTCAAAGAATTGGATATGCGCTTCTCCTACTATTATCAGCCGGCGGAATTTGCCGCCTGTTTAGCGGAATTAGCCCAAGGTACTATTCCTTGGCGTAAGCTGCTCACGGGTAAAGTGGGGATGGATGGTGTATCGGGGGCATTCAAGCAATTAATGCAACCGAATCCACACATTAAAGTTGTGATAGAGCCTTGGCGAAATGGCGAGCTAGAGACGCTCAGCTAA